Proteins from a single region of Stigmatella erecta:
- a CDS encoding Ig-like domain-containing protein, with protein sequence MKSLFHPVMLVAAVSLTAAGCQKVEKIDVKPAQVSLSSAGQKEALQARALTADGKPVEDSKFEYASSDGKVAQVDPSGTVTAGKSGSASITVKSGEKSATVPVTVSIPASIAVKGAPLSLTGLDTTAALDSQVLDDAGQPVKDAPVAFTSADPAIVEVQGNQLVAKAVGTTSVTATSGELKQAFEVTVALPEISTVALETVPATLKVGETATLAAVAKGTDGAAIKGVSFSFTSSDEKIATVDASGNVKAVKPGSATITAAGAGKTTEAKLTIKKK encoded by the coding sequence ATGAAGTCGCTGTTTCATCCCGTGATGCTCGTGGCCGCGGTCTCGTTGACGGCCGCTGGCTGCCAGAAGGTCGAGAAGATCGACGTCAAGCCCGCGCAGGTCTCGCTCTCTTCCGCTGGCCAGAAGGAGGCCCTGCAGGCCCGCGCGCTCACCGCCGACGGCAAGCCCGTCGAGGACTCCAAGTTCGAGTACGCCTCCAGCGACGGGAAGGTGGCGCAGGTCGACCCCTCCGGCACCGTGACCGCGGGCAAGAGCGGCTCGGCGTCCATCACCGTGAAGAGCGGTGAGAAGAGCGCCACCGTGCCCGTGACCGTGAGCATCCCGGCCAGCATCGCCGTGAAGGGCGCGCCCCTGTCGCTCACCGGGCTGGACACCACGGCCGCCTTGGACAGCCAGGTGCTGGACGACGCGGGCCAGCCCGTGAAGGACGCCCCGGTGGCGTTCACCAGCGCCGACCCCGCCATCGTCGAGGTGCAGGGCAACCAGCTCGTCGCCAAGGCCGTGGGCACCACGTCCGTGACGGCCACCTCCGGTGAGCTCAAGCAGGCGTTCGAGGTCACCGTGGCCCTGCCGGAGATCTCCACCGTGGCCCTGGAGACGGTTCCCGCCACCCTGAAGGTCGGCGAGACGGCCACCCTGGCCGCCGTGGCCAAGGGCACCGACGGCGCCGCCATCAAGGGCGTCAGCTTCTCGTTCACCTCCAGCGACGAGAAGATCGCCACCGTGGATGCCAGCGGCAACGTGAAGGCCGTCAAGCCCGGCTCCGCCACCATCACCGCGGCGGGCGCGGGCAAGACCACCGAGGCGAAGCTCACCATCAAGAAGAAGTAG
- a CDS encoding prenyltransferase, producing MLESGRLRAYSRLLKLNLPELGLFPLIGFGILAADIQGARPWQLCLAFLLFSLCCSTLSIVLDDIEGYRDGVDQTHALAAKRNITKPLLTGELTLPEAWKAAGAIVLFAAVTGTGLVWLTPAPAVATLGMLVVTMAGVIQYSWGTKLSYRGLGELVVIYGATMTVLLPVWLLRGHLDTATIWVALMAGIPYAAQIAISNAVDYDGDKASGRRTLTVMVGPQRAPWIALTLLGLFWGLFVAGLATRTLPLAVITWLVLLPNHVRLLRWAFEGRYADSRLLSFKTIRLQLGVSSLSLAAGAILG from the coding sequence ATGTTAGAATCTGGACGTTTACGCGCGTACTCCCGGCTCCTGAAGCTCAACCTTCCCGAACTCGGCCTGTTCCCCCTGATTGGCTTTGGGATTCTGGCGGCGGACATCCAGGGGGCGAGACCCTGGCAGCTGTGTCTGGCGTTCCTGCTGTTCAGCCTGTGCTGCTCCACGCTGTCCATCGTGCTGGATGACATCGAGGGCTACCGCGACGGCGTGGACCAGACGCATGCGCTGGCCGCGAAGCGGAACATCACCAAGCCGTTGCTCACCGGGGAGCTGACGCTGCCGGAGGCCTGGAAGGCGGCGGGGGCCATTGTCCTGTTCGCGGCGGTGACGGGCACGGGGCTGGTGTGGCTGACCCCCGCGCCGGCGGTGGCGACGCTGGGGATGCTCGTGGTGACGATGGCGGGCGTCATCCAGTACTCGTGGGGCACCAAGCTGTCCTACCGGGGCCTGGGCGAGCTGGTCGTCATCTACGGGGCGACGATGACGGTGCTGCTGCCGGTGTGGCTGCTGCGAGGCCACCTGGACACGGCGACGATCTGGGTCGCGCTCATGGCCGGCATTCCCTACGCCGCGCAGATCGCCATCTCGAACGCCGTGGACTACGACGGGGACAAGGCCAGTGGCCGGCGCACCCTGACGGTGATGGTCGGCCCCCAGCGCGCGCCCTGGATTGCCCTGACGCTCCTCGGGCTGTTCTGGGGGCTGTTCGTGGCGGGCCTGGCCACGCGCACGCTGCCGCTGGCGGTCATCACGTGGTTGGTGCTGCTGCCCAACCACGTGCGCCTGCTCCGCTGGGCCTTCGAGGGCCGGTATGCGGACTCCCGGCTCCTGTCCTTCAAGACGATCCGGCTTCAGCTCGGCGTGTCGAGCCTCTCGCTCGCGGCCGGGGCGATCCTCGGCTAG
- a CDS encoding ester cyclase, which yields MNTEQAREFYRQYLDTLYHERRISEFPRFFHESVVVHPPFPGELSFAGVRGATQMLVEGFSDFRVTPGPFLYADNMIAARLTVTGTHTGPYMGIPPTGKKIQAVAHTHYRLHEGKIAELWDCTDALSLLQQLGVLPPMP from the coding sequence ATCAATACCGAGCAAGCCCGCGAGTTCTACCGGCAGTACCTGGACACCCTCTACCACGAGCGCCGGATCAGCGAATTCCCCCGGTTCTTCCATGAAAGCGTGGTGGTCCATCCCCCCTTCCCGGGAGAGCTGTCCTTTGCCGGGGTGAGGGGCGCGACGCAGATGCTGGTGGAAGGGTTTTCGGATTTCCGGGTGACGCCGGGGCCATTCCTGTACGCGGACAACATGATCGCGGCGCGGCTCACCGTGACGGGAACCCATACGGGGCCCTACATGGGAATCCCGCCGACGGGGAAGAAGATCCAGGCCGTCGCGCATACGCACTACCGGCTGCACGAAGGCAAGATCGCCGAACTCTGGGATTGCACGGACGCACTGTCGCTGTTGCAGCAGCTGGGCGTGCTTCCCCCGATGCCGTAG
- a CDS encoding M20/M25/M40 family metallo-hydrolase has protein sequence MKRSLPLLALISCATPSTPGPGSLTGAPAAALRPEEVHLADLRQLTFGGENAEAYWSFDGKQLSFQANRGDMGCDRIFRMTVDPFSETQVSSGKGATTCAHFLPGDQELIYASTHLGGEACPPKPDRSMGYVWALYDSYDIFKSNADGSGVTRLTETPGYDAEGTVCAKDGTLLFTSTRDGDIDLYRMDKDGGNVRRLTDTPGYDGGAFFNADCSKIVWRASRPKPGKELEDYQGLLARGLVRPSKLELFVANADGSEAKQITYLNAASFAPFFHPNGQRILFSTNYGDPKGREFDIWAVNVDGSNLERITTAPGFDGFPMFSPDGKWLAFSSNRATEPGKGDTNVFLARWVEDAKPVAAVPTPADQVSKDAAFLAAPEQEGRGIGTKGLEASGAYIEKRFGDLGLKPAGDANTFRQAFPVTVSAKPGPKTQVSLGGKALPADAYTVLGFSAQGAVQGPLVLAGHGIAEPSLKVDDYAKLDVKGKIAVVRRFVPDSPEFAETEKQRRYGDLRHKTWVAREKGAKALVVVDWPVAPSPQPKDWAMPTEAALPSPSIEGPGDAGIPVIVVKRSALEPLMARLAGGKRVEARLEVQLERETQQTFNVAGLLEAGEGKQPGVVVIGAHYDHLGLGGRNSLAPDKREPHVGADDNASGVAALLEIARQLTEKRAELRRDVLFLAFSGEESGVLGSSYFTRARGEAGMKEVAAMLNLDMVGRLRGNTLSVLGAESAEEWKPLVTAACEQARVQCTTGGDGYGPSDHSPFYAAGVPVLHFFTGTHSDYHKPSDTAQALNAAGISRVADITAAVALGLGERPALTYRKLPSPAPQGDMRSFNASLGTVPDYAGPPNGQKGMLLAGVRAGGAAEQAGLKRGDLLVKLGTHAVGSVEDLMYVLNSAKPGETVTAVVIRDGKEVPLPVTFQESKRPR, from the coding sequence ATGAAGCGTTCCCTGCCCCTTCTTGCCCTGATCTCTTGTGCCACCCCCTCCACCCCGGGCCCGGGCTCCCTGACGGGCGCCCCAGCGGCGGCCCTGCGGCCCGAGGAAGTCCACCTGGCGGACCTGCGCCAGCTCACCTTCGGCGGCGAGAACGCCGAGGCCTACTGGTCCTTCGATGGAAAGCAGCTCTCGTTCCAGGCGAACCGGGGGGACATGGGGTGCGACCGCATCTTCCGGATGACGGTGGACCCCTTCTCCGAAACGCAGGTCTCCAGCGGCAAGGGGGCCACCACGTGCGCCCACTTCCTGCCGGGGGACCAGGAACTCATCTACGCCTCCACGCACCTGGGGGGCGAGGCGTGCCCGCCCAAGCCGGACCGCTCCATGGGCTACGTGTGGGCGCTCTACGACAGCTACGACATCTTCAAGTCGAACGCGGATGGCAGCGGGGTGACGCGGCTCACGGAGACGCCGGGGTACGACGCGGAGGGCACCGTCTGCGCCAAGGACGGCACCCTCCTCTTCACCTCCACGCGGGACGGGGACATCGACCTGTACCGCATGGACAAGGACGGGGGGAACGTGCGCCGGTTGACGGACACCCCGGGCTATGACGGCGGGGCGTTCTTCAACGCGGACTGCTCGAAGATCGTCTGGCGCGCCTCGCGCCCGAAGCCCGGCAAGGAGCTGGAGGACTACCAGGGGCTGCTCGCCCGGGGGCTGGTGCGGCCCTCGAAGCTGGAGCTGTTCGTGGCCAACGCGGACGGCTCGGAGGCCAAGCAGATCACCTACCTCAACGCGGCCTCGTTCGCGCCGTTCTTCCACCCCAACGGCCAGCGCATCCTCTTCTCGACGAACTACGGGGATCCGAAGGGCCGCGAGTTCGACATCTGGGCGGTGAACGTGGACGGCTCGAACCTGGAGCGCATCACCACCGCGCCGGGCTTCGACGGCTTCCCCATGTTCTCGCCGGACGGCAAGTGGCTGGCGTTCTCCAGCAACCGGGCCACGGAGCCTGGCAAGGGGGACACCAACGTGTTCCTGGCGCGCTGGGTGGAGGACGCCAAGCCGGTGGCGGCCGTTCCCACCCCCGCGGATCAGGTGTCCAAGGACGCCGCCTTCCTCGCGGCCCCGGAGCAGGAGGGCCGCGGCATCGGCACGAAGGGCCTGGAGGCCTCGGGGGCCTACATCGAGAAGCGCTTCGGAGACCTGGGCCTGAAGCCCGCCGGCGACGCAAACACCTTCCGCCAGGCGTTCCCGGTGACGGTGTCGGCGAAGCCAGGCCCGAAGACGCAGGTGTCGCTGGGCGGCAAGGCGCTCCCGGCGGACGCCTACACGGTGCTGGGCTTCTCGGCGCAGGGGGCGGTGCAGGGGCCGCTGGTGCTGGCGGGCCATGGCATCGCCGAGCCCTCCCTGAAGGTGGACGACTACGCGAAGCTCGACGTGAAGGGGAAGATCGCCGTGGTGCGCCGCTTCGTCCCGGACAGCCCGGAGTTCGCCGAGACGGAGAAGCAGCGCCGCTACGGCGACCTGCGGCACAAGACGTGGGTGGCGCGGGAGAAGGGGGCCAAGGCGCTCGTGGTGGTGGACTGGCCGGTGGCCCCCTCGCCGCAGCCGAAGGACTGGGCGATGCCCACCGAGGCCGCCCTGCCGTCGCCCTCCATCGAGGGACCGGGCGACGCGGGCATCCCCGTCATCGTCGTGAAGCGCTCGGCGCTGGAGCCGCTCATGGCCCGGCTGGCCGGGGGCAAGCGCGTGGAGGCGCGCCTGGAGGTGCAGCTGGAGCGCGAGACGCAGCAGACCTTCAACGTGGCGGGCCTGCTGGAGGCGGGGGAGGGCAAGCAGCCCGGAGTGGTGGTGATCGGCGCCCACTACGATCACCTGGGGCTCGGCGGACGGAACTCCCTGGCGCCGGACAAGCGCGAGCCGCACGTGGGGGCCGATGACAACGCCTCGGGCGTGGCGGCGCTGCTGGAGATCGCCCGGCAGCTGACGGAGAAGCGCGCGGAGCTGCGCCGGGACGTGCTCTTCCTCGCCTTCTCCGGGGAGGAGTCGGGGGTGCTGGGCTCCTCGTACTTCACGCGCGCGCGCGGGGAGGCGGGGATGAAGGAGGTGGCCGCGATGCTGAACCTGGACATGGTGGGGCGGCTGCGCGGCAACACGCTCTCGGTGCTGGGGGCGGAGTCGGCCGAAGAGTGGAAGCCGCTCGTCACCGCCGCCTGTGAGCAGGCGCGGGTGCAATGCACCACCGGCGGGGATGGCTACGGCCCGAGCGACCACTCCCCGTTCTACGCGGCGGGCGTGCCGGTGCTGCACTTCTTCACCGGGACGCACTCGGACTACCACAAGCCCTCGGACACGGCGCAGGCGCTGAACGCGGCCGGCATCTCCCGGGTCGCCGACATCACGGCCGCCGTCGCCCTGGGGCTGGGCGAGCGCCCGGCGCTGACCTACCGGAAGCTGCCCTCACCGGCGCCGCAGGGGGACATGCGCAGCTTCAACGCCTCGCTCGGCACGGTGCCGGACTACGCGGGCCCGCCGAACGGGCAGAAGGGCATGCTGCTGGCGGGGGTGCGCGCCGGGGGCGCCGCGGAACAGGCCGGCCTGAAGCGGGGGGACCTCCTCGTGAAGCTCGGCACGCACGCGGTGGGGAGCGTGGAGGACCTGATGTACGTCCTCAACAGCGCCAAGCCGGGCGAGACGGTGACGGCGGTGGTCATCCGCGACGGCAAGGAAGTGCCCCTGCCGGTGACCTTCCAGGAGAGCAAGCGGCCCCGGTAG
- a CDS encoding M14 family metallopeptidase, translating to MRHAQVEAWVRRLREQAPEVFQGEAAGHSVEGRALHHVWFGRGPKHVLLWSQMHGDEPTATTALFELCEYIRRYGGHPRVEALLAGLTVHVVPMLNPDGAERFQRVNAQGLDINRDALRLQTPEGRTLKALRDRLQPCLGFNLHNQDWRTAVEKTRQPASISLLAPAFDEARSDNPGRVLAKKVCAVIRDALEPLIPGRIGRYSDAFEVRAFGDNIGRWGTPTVLIETGPWPTADHDEALRRLNFVALLTALEALVNGQAEAADVGRYDSIPLNESKGLLRLVVKGAQVFGEAGEAFTADLGVAASPAVRKKAGGAVAVMAGEIAELGDLRIFGALETVDGAGLTVVPLPPEPPKEGDTVPLPPRRDCTVRVGQPAELMLLRAAPAPGLWRVERLLRFER from the coding sequence GTGCGCCACGCGCAGGTGGAGGCCTGGGTGCGCCGCCTCCGGGAGCAGGCCCCGGAGGTGTTTCAGGGGGAGGCCGCGGGACACTCGGTGGAGGGCCGGGCGCTTCACCATGTCTGGTTTGGCCGGGGCCCGAAGCACGTCTTGCTCTGGTCCCAGATGCACGGGGACGAGCCCACGGCCACGACGGCGCTGTTCGAGCTGTGTGAATACATCCGGCGCTACGGCGGACACCCCCGGGTGGAGGCCTTGCTCGCGGGGCTCACCGTGCACGTGGTGCCCATGCTCAACCCGGATGGGGCCGAGCGCTTCCAGCGGGTGAACGCCCAGGGCCTCGACATCAACCGGGACGCGCTGAGGCTCCAGACGCCGGAGGGCCGCACCCTCAAGGCCCTCCGCGACCGGCTCCAGCCTTGTTTGGGCTTCAACCTTCACAACCAGGACTGGCGGACGGCGGTGGAGAAGACGCGCCAGCCGGCCTCCATCTCGCTGCTGGCGCCGGCGTTCGACGAGGCGCGCAGCGACAACCCAGGGCGGGTGCTCGCCAAGAAAGTCTGCGCGGTCATCCGGGACGCGCTCGAGCCCCTCATTCCGGGGCGGATCGGCCGGTACAGCGATGCCTTCGAGGTCCGGGCCTTCGGGGACAACATCGGCCGCTGGGGCACGCCCACGGTGCTCATCGAGACGGGGCCCTGGCCCACGGCGGACCATGACGAGGCGCTGCGCCGGTTGAACTTCGTGGCCCTGCTCACGGCGCTGGAGGCGCTGGTGAACGGGCAGGCGGAGGCGGCGGACGTGGGGCGCTACGACTCGATTCCCCTGAACGAGAGCAAGGGCCTGCTGCGCCTCGTGGTGAAGGGCGCCCAGGTGTTCGGCGAGGCCGGGGAGGCCTTCACGGCGGACCTGGGGGTGGCGGCGAGCCCCGCGGTGCGGAAGAAGGCCGGAGGGGCCGTGGCGGTGATGGCGGGTGAAATCGCCGAGCTGGGAGACCTGCGCATCTTCGGGGCGCTGGAGACGGTGGACGGGGCCGGGCTCACCGTGGTGCCGCTGCCCCCCGAGCCGCCGAAGGAGGGCGACACGGTGCCGCTGCCGCCGCGGCGGGACTGCACGGTGCGGGTGGGACAGCCCGCGGAGCTGATGCTCTTGCGCGCGGCCCCCGCGCCCGGCCTGTGGCGCGTGGAGCGCCTCCTCCGGTTCGAGCGCTAA
- a CDS encoding cytochrome P450 — translation MALPSDEQKGSAAPSSTVWTHIARAEELRGPGPFALSVDGIDLVAVRAPSGLKVFEGRCPHQGALLGEGEQNGTELVCRNHRWRFDTTSGQRLEGPQCLRACPAQVREDGLFADVRALREAAGPHRATRLRAIAELPGPTGYPLVGNALELLSDQMHQVIEGWETTYGSIFRFRLGPRDVVAVSKPALVQQILRQRPENFRRMSSFATVFAEMGTPGVLSAEGAPWRSLRRLTMVALSNRNLKTFYPTLKDVAERLYRRWKQAADTGQEVALSEDLQRFAVDVTTQLAFGHDVNALGGGEDELQRKFDEIFAAFNRRLTAIVPYWRFLKLPVDRRLDRVLEELRTWVSGLVDGASARLAADPTRAEQPANFLEAMACARDEAGQPFPKQTILGNALQIVGGGEDTTAHTLAWAVHELCNRPQAVAALREELGTVLGEAIVPGDIDTAGKLAYANAIANEAMRLRPVVPVMFMETNTDLVLEDVVLPKGTATWALLRPVSRSASQFSEPETFQPERWLAQPGGGSSDPMGHFAFGSGPRMCPGRTLALLEMRVVLATLFQNFDVERAGPPDQVREVLSFTMHPKGLSVRLRHRGAPAAAPSA, via the coding sequence ATGGCACTACCCAGTGATGAACAGAAGGGCTCCGCCGCCCCCTCCTCGACTGTCTGGACACACATCGCCCGGGCCGAGGAGCTGCGCGGCCCCGGCCCCTTCGCCCTGTCCGTGGATGGCATTGATCTGGTGGCGGTCCGCGCCCCCTCCGGCCTGAAGGTGTTCGAGGGGCGCTGCCCCCACCAGGGCGCGCTCCTCGGCGAGGGCGAGCAGAACGGCACCGAGCTCGTCTGCCGGAACCACCGCTGGCGCTTCGACACCACCTCCGGCCAGCGGCTGGAGGGGCCCCAGTGTCTGCGCGCCTGTCCTGCACAGGTGCGCGAGGACGGTCTGTTCGCGGATGTCCGGGCGCTCCGCGAGGCCGCCGGCCCCCACCGCGCCACCCGCCTCCGGGCCATCGCGGAGCTGCCGGGCCCCACGGGCTATCCCCTCGTGGGCAACGCCCTGGAGCTCCTCTCGGACCAAATGCACCAGGTCATCGAGGGCTGGGAGACGACCTATGGCTCCATCTTCCGCTTCCGCCTGGGGCCCCGGGACGTCGTCGCGGTGTCCAAGCCCGCGCTCGTGCAGCAGATCCTCCGGCAGCGGCCCGAGAACTTCCGGCGCATGAGCAGCTTCGCCACGGTGTTCGCCGAGATGGGCACGCCGGGCGTCCTGTCCGCCGAGGGCGCCCCCTGGCGCTCGCTGCGGCGGCTCACCATGGTGGCGCTCTCGAACCGCAACCTGAAGACTTTCTACCCCACGCTCAAGGACGTCGCCGAGCGCCTCTACCGGCGCTGGAAGCAGGCCGCCGACACCGGGCAAGAAGTCGCATTGTCCGAGGACCTGCAGCGCTTCGCCGTCGATGTGACGACGCAGCTGGCCTTCGGCCACGACGTCAACGCGCTCGGCGGCGGCGAGGACGAGCTCCAGCGCAAGTTCGATGAGATCTTCGCGGCGTTCAACCGGAGGCTCACCGCCATCGTCCCCTACTGGCGCTTCCTCAAGCTCCCCGTCGACCGCCGGTTGGACCGGGTGCTCGAGGAGCTCCGCACCTGGGTGTCCGGGCTCGTCGATGGCGCCAGTGCCCGCCTCGCCGCGGACCCCACCCGGGCCGAGCAGCCCGCCAACTTCCTGGAGGCCATGGCCTGTGCCCGGGACGAGGCGGGCCAGCCCTTCCCCAAGCAGACGATCCTCGGCAATGCCCTGCAAATCGTGGGCGGCGGCGAGGACACAACCGCGCACACCCTGGCATGGGCCGTCCACGAGCTCTGCAACCGTCCCCAGGCGGTGGCCGCGCTGCGCGAGGAGCTGGGCACCGTGCTCGGCGAGGCCATTGTTCCCGGGGACATCGACACCGCCGGGAAGCTGGCCTACGCCAATGCCATCGCCAACGAGGCGATGCGGCTGCGCCCCGTGGTGCCGGTGATGTTCATGGAGACGAACACGGACCTGGTGCTGGAGGATGTCGTCCTGCCCAAGGGCACGGCAACCTGGGCCCTGCTGCGCCCGGTGTCCCGCAGCGCCTCGCAGTTCTCCGAGCCGGAGACCTTCCAGCCCGAGCGCTGGCTGGCCCAGCCCGGCGGAGGCTCCTCGGATCCGATGGGCCACTTCGCCTTCGGCTCAGGCCCCCGGATGTGCCCGGGCCGGACCCTGGCGCTGCTCGAGATGCGGGTGGTGCTCGCCACGCTCTTCCAGAACTTCGACGTCGAGCGCGCCGGCCCCCCGGACCAGGTCCGGGAGGTCCTCTCGTTCACCATGCACCCGAAGGGGCTCTCGGTGCGCCTGCGTCACCGGGGCGCCCCGGCCGCTGCGCCCAGCGCCTAG
- the uvrA gene encoding excinuclease ABC subunit UvrA, whose amino-acid sequence MPKHNADASRNPVAGGGVTASVKVRGARENNLKNIDVDIPRDALVVFTGVSGSGKSSLAFGTLYAEAQRRYFESVAPYARRLMDQVGVPEVDAIEGLPPAVALQQQRGSPTTRSSVGSVTTLSNSLRLLYSRAGHYPPGQEHLAAEAFSPNTPAGACPRCHGLGRVYEVTERSMVPDDSLTIRQRAVAAWPPAWHGQNLRDILVTLGYDVDRPWRELPQKDRNWILFTEEQPTVPVYAGFTPAETRQALKRKETPSYMGTFTSARKYVLQTFATTESASIKKRVSRYLLSTECPECEGKRLRREALSVTFAGLDIGELSKLPLSRVAEVLRPTAEGIAPGLTKLRKEHPEKALVAERFTQDVLGRIRVLTDLGLGYLSLDRSTPTLSPGELQRLRLATQIRSQLFGVVYVLDEPSAGLHPADTQALLAALGQLKAAGNSLFVVEHEVDVIREADWIVDVGPAAGEQGGQVLYSGPPEGLMAVEASQTRRYLLGHGGAVRRPPRQPTGWLRLEGVTRNNLRGLDASFPLGVFTSVTGISGSGKSSLVSQVLVELVSKHLGHEMEPEEEEGEELERAPTLTEGGRIAEGMEGVTRLVRVDQKPIGRTPRSNLATYTGLFDSVRKLFAATKAAKARRYDAGRFSFNVPKGRCETCEGEGFVSVELIFLPDVFAPCPTCHGARYNAKTLEILYKDKNIAEVLGLTVDGAYAFFEDEQHLRRALGVLREVGLGYLRLGQPATELSGGEAQRIKLATELQRVQRGNTLYVLDEPTTGLHPADVEKLLVQLNGLVDQGNTVILVEHDMRVVSQSDWVIDIGPGAGDEGGRVVAAGAPQNVSKSPKSRTAPFLKEFLVAVQEKKTSEEGLT is encoded by the coding sequence ATGCCCAAACACAACGCAGACGCATCCAGGAACCCTGTGGCGGGCGGAGGCGTCACGGCCTCCGTCAAGGTCAGAGGGGCCCGCGAGAACAACCTCAAGAACATCGACGTGGACATCCCGCGGGATGCGCTGGTGGTGTTCACGGGCGTCTCGGGCTCGGGCAAATCCTCGCTCGCGTTTGGGACGCTCTACGCGGAGGCGCAGCGGCGCTACTTCGAGTCGGTGGCCCCGTATGCCCGGCGCCTGATGGATCAGGTGGGCGTGCCCGAGGTGGACGCCATCGAGGGCCTGCCCCCGGCCGTGGCGCTGCAGCAGCAGCGCGGCAGCCCCACGACGCGCTCCTCGGTGGGCAGCGTCACCACGCTGTCTAACTCGCTGCGCCTGCTCTACTCGCGGGCGGGACACTATCCGCCCGGACAGGAGCACCTGGCGGCGGAAGCGTTCTCGCCGAACACGCCCGCGGGGGCCTGCCCGCGGTGCCATGGGCTGGGCCGGGTGTACGAGGTGACCGAGCGCTCGATGGTGCCGGACGACTCGCTCACCATCCGCCAGCGCGCGGTGGCCGCGTGGCCGCCCGCGTGGCACGGCCAGAACCTCCGCGACATCCTCGTCACCCTGGGCTACGACGTGGACCGTCCCTGGAGGGAGCTGCCCCAGAAGGACCGGAACTGGATCCTCTTCACGGAGGAGCAGCCCACGGTGCCGGTGTACGCGGGCTTCACGCCGGCGGAGACGCGCCAGGCGCTCAAGCGCAAGGAGACGCCCAGCTACATGGGGACGTTCACGAGCGCCCGCAAGTACGTCCTGCAGACCTTCGCCACCACGGAGAGCGCATCGATCAAGAAGCGGGTGTCGCGGTACCTGCTGAGCACCGAGTGCCCGGAGTGCGAGGGCAAGCGGCTGCGGCGCGAGGCGCTCTCGGTGACCTTCGCGGGGCTCGACATCGGTGAGCTGTCGAAGCTGCCGCTGAGCCGCGTGGCCGAGGTGCTGCGCCCCACGGCGGAGGGAATCGCGCCCGGGCTGACGAAGCTGAGGAAGGAGCACCCGGAGAAGGCGCTTGTCGCCGAGCGGTTCACCCAGGATGTGCTGGGGCGCATCCGGGTGCTGACGGATCTCGGACTGGGCTACCTCTCGCTGGATCGCAGCACGCCCACGCTCTCGCCCGGAGAACTCCAACGGCTGCGGCTGGCCACGCAAATCCGCTCCCAGCTCTTCGGGGTGGTGTACGTGCTCGACGAGCCCTCGGCGGGCCTCCATCCAGCGGACACCCAGGCGCTGCTGGCGGCGCTCGGACAACTGAAGGCGGCGGGCAACTCGCTCTTCGTGGTCGAGCACGAGGTGGACGTCATCCGCGAGGCGGACTGGATCGTGGACGTGGGCCCGGCGGCGGGGGAGCAGGGAGGACAGGTGCTCTACAGCGGCCCACCCGAAGGGCTCATGGCCGTCGAGGCCTCCCAGACGCGCCGCTACCTGCTGGGACACGGCGGGGCGGTGAGACGGCCGCCGCGCCAGCCCACGGGGTGGCTGCGCCTGGAGGGCGTCACCCGCAACAACCTGCGTGGCCTCGATGCCAGCTTCCCACTGGGCGTCTTCACCTCCGTGACGGGAATTTCAGGCTCGGGCAAGTCGAGCCTCGTGAGCCAGGTGCTGGTGGAGCTGGTGTCGAAACACCTGGGCCACGAAATGGAACCGGAAGAAGAGGAGGGCGAGGAACTGGAGCGCGCGCCCACCCTCACCGAGGGAGGCCGCATCGCGGAGGGAATGGAAGGCGTCACGAGGCTGGTGCGCGTCGACCAGAAACCCATCGGACGCACCCCGCGCTCCAACCTGGCGACCTACACGGGGCTCTTCGACAGCGTGCGAAAGCTCTTTGCCGCGACGAAGGCCGCGAAGGCCCGGCGCTACGACGCGGGCCGGTTCTCCTTCAACGTCCCCAAGGGACGCTGCGAGACGTGCGAGGGCGAGGGATTCGTCAGCGTCGAGCTGATCTTCCTGCCGGACGTCTTCGCTCCCTGTCCCACGTGCCACGGTGCCCGCTACAACGCGAAGACGCTGGAGATCCTCTACAAGGACAAGAACATCGCGGAAGTCCTGGGCCTGACGGTGGACGGGGCCTACGCCTTCTTCGAGGACGAGCAGCACCTGCGCCGGGCGCTGGGGGTCCTGAGGGAAGTCGGCCTCGGCTATCTGCGGCTGGGCCAGCCCGCCACGGAACTCTCTGGTGGAGAGGCCCAGCGAATCAAGCTCGCGACCGAGCTGCAGCGGGTGCAGCGAGGCAACACGCTCTACGTCCTGGACGAGCCCACGACGGGACTGCACCCAGCGGACGTGGAGAAGCTCCTGGTGCAGCTCAACGGGCTGGTGGACCAGGGCAACACCGTCATCCTCGTCGAGCACGACATGCGCGTCGTCTCCCAGAGCGACTGGGTCATCGACATCGGCCCAGGGGCAGGAGACGAAGGGGGGAGGGTGGTCGCCGCAGGCGCTCCCCAAAACGTCTCCAAGTCACCCAAGAGCCGTACCGCGCCTTTCCTCAAAGAGTTCCTCGTGGCTGTGCAGGAGAAGAAGACCTCAGAAGAAGGGCTGACGTGA
- a CDS encoding DUF3185 family protein produces the protein MARLVGVMLAVAGAVVLWMGLKAKDSLTERASELLTGGYTERTTLYLAGGGAALAGGILLVLFGGGGHKRR, from the coding sequence GTGGCCCGGCTCGTGGGAGTGATGCTCGCCGTCGCGGGGGCAGTGGTGCTGTGGATGGGATTGAAGGCGAAGGACTCGCTCACCGAGCGCGCCAGTGAGCTGCTCACCGGCGGCTACACGGAGCGGACCACGCTGTACCTGGCCGGCGGGGGCGCGGCACTGGCCGGTGGAATTCTGCTGGTGCTGTTCGGCGGCGGGGGCCATAAGCGCAGGTAA